CGTCTCAGGTACCCGGAAGTACGACCACACCAAACACAAAGCGGCCAAACCACCGAAAAAGAAACCGAGCTTCCCCTGAATGTTGGCTTCTGTGGGGTTCTCAAGGTACGGAATTGCCACGGTCATGACTTGGGAGTGTCAGCAAGTCTTTGAAGCCAGACACCTCCAAAAAGGTAATAAAGTATGCCATGATGTGAGACTTACCGATTCCCAAAATTGCCTGGGCTGCTGTGGCAATAGCGATGGACTTGGACCGCACACGTGTGGCAGAGCACTCTGACAGGAGCACAAAGCATAACGGGCCAATTGAAATATCATAGAAGAAATTCCAGACCAGCATCAAGATCGACTCTGCCCATATGGCTCCCGAAGGACGGCCGGGAACACAGTCGAGGATTCCGATCAACAGTTGCAAGAAAGTCAGCATCACGAGGCCCCAGACGAATAGCACCCTCCGACCGATGCGGACCATGAGTCCCCAGGATATGAGGGTACCAACAAACCCCACAGCTATGGGGGTCGATTAGATAGAATTCATATGCATATTGGGGAAGTCCCATTTGAGACGTTATTGATAGGGGtagacgagacgagacatACCCAAGAAGCCAACTGCCATGTTGAAAGCGTCCTCCGTCGGTAAACCAGCTTGCTGGAAGAAATATGTGCCGTAGTTGATCAGATAGATCCCGCTTAGTACCTGTGAACAGTAGACGCCCGTCGCAATCTCCGTTCGGCGAAGATTGACTTTCTTGAAACAGTCCATATAAGTGCTTCCCGCCTCCAGCTCTTGCTCGAGGCGATCCGTCTCGACGATGAATGCCAGAGTAGCATCTACATTCACCTTGCTAGATGCAAGTCTGTGTAAGGATACCTTTGCGTCGTCCAGCCGGTTTTGTCTCACGAGCCAGTATGGTGATTCTGGAACGAAGAACATGCCGGGGATGAGGACCGCGATCCAGAACCACTGTAAAGCGAAAGGAATAGAGTAGGCCCAGTGGTTTTCAAGCTTAGAAGTGCCGTTGCAGACACCGTTGCCCAACAACTGCCCCGCAACGAAGCACAAGTTGACATATGATGTCAGATGTCCTCGAAGGGCAGTCGGACAGACTTCTGAGGCGTATGCCGGAGCTATCACCACAAACTGTCCAAGAACAAGCCCTGCCAGAAGCTCTCCAGCTAGTAGGACGttgagtgagcgagcgaaGAACTGGATGAAGACGAGTCCGGCGGTAGCAACGACACAGGCGGCAAATGTACGCTTTCGACCAAATAATTCCATCGGATACGCCGCGAACAAGGCACCACACACTTGGCCTATGGGATTTCCCATACTGAGACCCGTTTGCCATGAAGCATCAATAACATACTGAAGCAATTTCGAGTCAGTTTGGTACcgtttgggggggggggggcagttGTGGGTTGTGGGTTGTGGGTTGACAGTCtaacctcgccgtcgacctcgtaCCCAAAGTCACGTTGAAACTGCGGTGTGGCATAGAGATTGCCGATAAGTTGCGGGTCAAAAGCCAACATAATAACCCCCATGCTCACAAAAGCCGACCAGCCGATGGCCTTTGGGTATAGTCTCAAGGCTTGACCGAACGTGAGCTCGTTCTCTGCGCGGATGGCCTCGACAAGTTCCGCATCGGCAGCCAAGGCTTCGTGCTTGGCGACCGAATCATGGTAGACATTGTCGGCCGCAGAAACGACATGTTTTTCGTCGGACGCGTTCGGCTGGGCGCTCGCTGTGTGTTGGTCCGTTGCCATCTTGTCGGTATGTCGTCTGGTGGATATGGACTTACACGGCGGTGGAAACAGGGTCGGCAACCACGACCGGGCATCGCAGCTGCCAAAACGACGGACGGCACGTGTGTATATAACATGGAGCTACTAAAAGCTTACGCTCGATCAGCCCAAAATGAATGCCACTCGCAGCCGTGCTTCTCCAAGTCCCCTGGTTCCGCTCTCGCATGGCCAACACCCCAAGGGTGACATGCCTGCAGACACAAAAGTCCGGGGATCAACGGGCGACACCCGAAAAAGCGGCAGGGGGGAGTTGGAGAAccccgcggcgccagccagaCACAGGCCGCGTGGTTGACAGGGGGTCCGCCGCTCCGACACAGGGTTCCGGGGGTGGCACCGGCAATCACCGGGCATCTCCGGGAGGGACCCCGAGCTTACCTTTCCCCTTCAGCACCACGCCACGAGCGCCTTCACAACAATGCCTGCGTGGAATTGCTATCAACCTGGCGCCCACTGATCGAATGACTGGGGACCTTAACGACGTGTGCCACAAATCGGCTCCTCGTGCTGCCCACCCGCCACGCACAGAGCCGTCGCCGAACTGGAACCGGTCATCTGGGCTATCACTTTGGACAGTTCCCTTTGCAGTCCGTAGTCCGTAGTACCAGATAACGGACCCCCCTTCCCGAGATTGGAGGACGCGGGGCGCTAGGGTTGCGGCCTGGAGCCGGGTCGCTACGTTGCATCTGTACTGACGGTTCACGTTGGATCAAGAGCATGGTCCTGGTACTGCAGCCACTATTGTCCTCCGGTAGTCGGATCGAGTCGCGTGTGAGCTAGACATGACACCCCCAACTTGCTTCCCATCCGAGCAAGCACGTGCAAAGAACCGCAGTCTCCTAACCCATCCTCCAAGGTGATCCTCGTCTCCACCCCCGCATTATCCGGCAGGCTTCGACACCACCAATACAGCACACATACACGGACGGAATTATCCACCAATACTTAGGGTCAGGTTTCACATGCATGATTTTGCCGTAA
This sequence is a window from Purpureocillium takamizusanense chromosome 8, complete sequence. Protein-coding genes within it:
- a CDS encoding uncharacterized protein (TransMembrane:11 (o62-82i145-163o169-191i203-221o233-255i322-343o355-377i384-403o415-440i452-474o486-503i)~COG:P~EggNog:ENOG503NUVA); the protein is MATDQHTASAQPNASDEKHVVSAADNVYHDSVAKHEALAADAELVEAIRAENELTFGQALRLYPKAIGWSAFVSMGVIMLAFDPQLIGNLYATPQFQRDFGYEVDGEYVIDASWQTGLSMGNPIGQVCGALFAAYPMELFGRKRTFAACVVATAGLVFIQFFARSLNVLLAGELLAGLVLGQFVVIAPAYASEVCPTALRGHLTSYVNLCFVAGQLLGNGVCNGTSKLENHWAYSIPFALQWFWIAVLIPGMFFVPESPYWLVRQNRLDDAKVSLHRLASSKVNVDATLAFIVETDRLEQELEAGSTYMDCFKKVNLRRTEIATGVYCSQVLSGIYLINYGTYFFQQAGLPTEDAFNMAVGFLAVGFVGTLISWGLMVRIGRRVLFVWGLVMLTFLQLLIGILDCVPGRPSGAIWAESILMLVWNFFYDISIGPLCFVLLSECSATRVRSKSIAIATAAQAILGIVMTVAIPYLENPTEANIQGKLGFFFGGLAALCLVWSYFRVPETMGRSYEELDLLFDHNVSARKFKGYRLEGAISSANNAEERLTKGA